Proteins from a genomic interval of Schaalia odontolytica:
- a CDS encoding ATP-binding cassette domain-containing protein — protein MASSSRAVPRRAGGAPGGRLAARMRAHAARAAWAAVGLAAVVAAWQALHDLARLPDRVLPAPATILASAAARSSSLACAAWTTAAEGMAGMAAGIAFGMLLAFAASLWPRAARIAAPILVVSQTIPLIAVAPLMVIWMGFSITSKIVVVAVFTAFPVALALLRGVNLTPGALTDPLAVAGASRAWIMIHARLPWAHAHLFSGIRIAATYAFASAATAEFMGAKRGLGVFLLSAQASFRTDLVFAGAGTLVVMTLLLYGLVGAAEALTYRRRLPSPRGKATEGEDLAPGPIALENIAKTYDSSRGAVCALRGASLAVSAGRIAAVVGPSGCGKSTLIRIVAGLEAPDSASEARVKGRSCGALMPQSDSLAPWLNVRDNVAIPLVLAGTSKEDARNAAQAALEDLGLGGFASHRPEELSGGMRARIAFARTMLTPARAILLDEPFGALDALTRATACDWLAGVLHENPRTTVIVTHDILEAVQLADEVHVMSERPGRVTRSIPIDLPRPRGAETRRLKRFHDLCARVEDALTTPDGRTTNEGTPCH, from the coding sequence ATGGCCTCCTCGAGTAGGGCAGTCCCGCGCCGCGCAGGGGGTGCGCCGGGCGGGCGCCTCGCGGCCCGTATGCGCGCGCACGCGGCGCGGGCCGCCTGGGCGGCCGTCGGACTGGCGGCGGTCGTGGCGGCGTGGCAGGCGCTGCATGACCTCGCGCGTCTGCCCGACCGGGTGCTGCCCGCCCCGGCCACGATCCTCGCCTCCGCTGCCGCTCGCTCGTCCTCGTTGGCGTGTGCGGCGTGGACCACGGCCGCCGAGGGGATGGCGGGAATGGCGGCGGGCATCGCGTTTGGGATGCTCCTGGCCTTCGCCGCCTCGCTGTGGCCTCGCGCCGCACGCATTGCCGCGCCCATCCTCGTGGTCTCCCAGACCATCCCACTCATCGCCGTTGCGCCTCTCATGGTGATCTGGATGGGATTCTCCATCACCTCCAAAATTGTTGTCGTCGCCGTGTTTACGGCCTTTCCGGTTGCGCTGGCGCTGCTGAGAGGAGTCAACCTCACCCCGGGAGCACTCACCGATCCTCTGGCCGTCGCGGGAGCCTCGCGCGCCTGGATCATGATTCACGCGCGCCTGCCATGGGCACACGCCCACCTCTTCTCGGGCATCCGCATTGCAGCCACCTACGCCTTCGCGAGCGCAGCCACCGCGGAGTTCATGGGCGCCAAGCGAGGCCTCGGGGTCTTCCTCCTGAGCGCCCAGGCCTCGTTTCGCACAGACCTCGTATTCGCGGGAGCCGGAACGCTCGTCGTCATGACGCTCCTCCTGTACGGGCTTGTCGGCGCGGCAGAGGCCCTCACCTACCGGCGTCGCCTCCCGTCGCCGCGAGGGAAGGCGACGGAAGGCGAGGACCTGGCTCCCGGACCGATCGCGCTGGAGAACATTGCGAAGACGTATGACTCCTCGCGAGGGGCAGTATGCGCCCTGCGCGGGGCCAGCCTCGCGGTGTCGGCGGGAAGGATCGCCGCGGTCGTTGGTCCCTCCGGCTGCGGCAAGAGCACGCTGATCCGGATCGTGGCGGGACTCGAGGCCCCCGACTCCGCGTCCGAGGCGCGGGTCAAGGGCCGCTCGTGCGGAGCCCTCATGCCGCAGTCCGACTCCCTCGCCCCCTGGCTCAACGTCCGCGACAACGTGGCCATCCCCCTGGTCCTGGCGGGCACGTCGAAGGAGGACGCGAGGAACGCTGCCCAGGCCGCTCTGGAGGACCTCGGTCTGGGCGGTTTCGCCTCGCACCGCCCCGAGGAACTCTCCGGAGGCATGCGCGCCCGCATCGCCTTCGCGCGAACGATGCTCACCCCGGCCCGCGCGATCCTCCTCGACGAACCCTTCGGTGCGCTCGACGCGCTCACCAGGGCGACCGCGTGCGACTGGTTGGCGGGGGTCCTTCACGAAAACCCCCGGACCACAGTCATCGTCACGCACGACATCCTCGAAGCGGTTCAGCTCGCCGACGAGGTCCACGTCATGAGCGAGCGCCCCGGTCGCGTCACCCGTTCCATCCCCATCGATCTGCCCCGCCCCCGCGGGGCAGAAACAAGAAGACTCAAGCGATTCCACGACCTGTGCGCCCGCGTGGAAGACGCCCTCACAACACCCGACGGGCGCACGACGAACGAAGGAACACCATGTCACTGA
- a CDS encoding ABC transporter substrate-binding protein — translation MRRALAASAALLSACAILTGCAGASTDERGGSAKQTVSVALDWTPNTNHSGIYLAMARGYYDQAGIDVEILPYSEAGSGSVLLSKGADFAFEGAYSVIGSRARGDAMTMVFNLQQQSSQGIAVRADNADITRPADLDGKLFATWGASEGVAKVRAMIRNDGGEGNVETALLGTSAYAAVYNGSADFAEGLTTWEGIEADLEGTPLKWFMPADYGVETTPAELGLATTPAYLNENPDLARRFIQATQRGYADAVADPAGAVDALIDANPDASIDRELAAKSQEMLASRYWKDASDSVGHADLDRWQSYIDYLEAQGLLEDSSGNPVSPGLSAADMVSNGLLE, via the coding sequence ATGAGACGCGCACTCGCGGCATCCGCCGCGCTACTATCCGCCTGCGCCATCCTGACCGGCTGCGCAGGTGCGAGCACAGACGAGCGGGGCGGCTCGGCGAAACAAACCGTCAGCGTGGCCTTGGACTGGACGCCCAACACCAATCACTCGGGGATCTACCTCGCCATGGCCCGCGGCTACTACGACCAAGCCGGAATCGACGTGGAAATCCTGCCCTACTCCGAGGCAGGATCGGGTTCCGTCCTCCTGTCCAAAGGCGCCGACTTCGCCTTCGAAGGCGCCTACTCCGTCATTGGCTCCCGGGCTCGCGGGGACGCCATGACGATGGTCTTCAACCTCCAACAGCAATCGTCGCAAGGAATCGCCGTGCGGGCGGACAATGCCGACATCACGAGGCCGGCCGACCTCGACGGCAAACTCTTCGCCACGTGGGGAGCCTCCGAAGGGGTTGCGAAGGTGCGGGCGATGATCCGCAACGACGGAGGCGAAGGAAACGTGGAGACCGCTCTGCTGGGCACGAGCGCCTACGCGGCCGTCTACAACGGAAGTGCGGACTTCGCCGAAGGGCTCACGACGTGGGAGGGCATCGAGGCCGACCTTGAGGGCACCCCCCTCAAGTGGTTCATGCCCGCCGACTACGGCGTCGAAACGACTCCTGCTGAGCTTGGACTGGCAACAACCCCCGCCTACCTCAACGAGAACCCAGACCTGGCGCGGCGCTTCATACAAGCCACCCAGAGGGGCTACGCGGACGCCGTTGCCGACCCGGCAGGCGCGGTCGACGCGCTCATCGACGCCAACCCAGACGCCTCCATCGACCGGGAACTGGCCGCCAAGAGCCAGGAGATGCTCGCGTCACGCTACTGGAAGGACGCCAGCGACAGCGTCGGACACGCCGACCTCGATCGATGGCAGAGCTACATCGATTACCTGGAGGCGCAGGGCCTCCTCGAGGACTCTTCCGGAAACCCCGTTTCCCCCGGCCTGTCGGCCGCAGACATGGTGAGCAATGGCCTCCTCGAGTAG
- a CDS encoding phosphotransferase enzyme family protein, whose protein sequence is MNEKNAHLDVTTRAWPVISDSEIADVLGRLEQPLAGTPLTVSNRPTTAGILVDVGPRTVFIKRHGPRTLPADHLRAVHGLVAHVRDRGIPTPALLRFADHDTLWETPAGTWEVYEGAQGEDRYRDAPTWTVPRTLDEARALGAMTARLAIASAGYRARRNPACAYQSSMHLFASDPRRNLPRWLAERPGVRAYLAHSGRRIEDQWAPHLQFAASYADIAPRLPVAWTHGDLHVSNVFWDGNNPSQVIDFGLADRNPAVYDLALAIERNAFEWTRIVDGDEDAVRADVTLALIEGYEEIRPLSPDERRGLVTMMPLVQAEAALNWIEYQYGATRSLHGADWCLDIFFGEHTRWFTRPSGRDYLAWLDDALTHD, encoded by the coding sequence GTGAACGAGAAGAACGCGCACCTTGATGTGACGACCAGGGCCTGGCCCGTCATCTCCGATTCCGAGATCGCGGACGTCCTCGGACGCCTCGAACAACCCCTGGCCGGCACCCCACTGACGGTGTCGAATCGCCCCACCACTGCGGGAATCCTCGTCGACGTCGGCCCTCGCACCGTCTTCATCAAACGACACGGCCCTCGCACGCTTCCCGCCGACCACCTGCGAGCGGTCCACGGCTTGGTCGCCCACGTGCGTGACAGGGGCATCCCCACACCGGCCCTCCTACGCTTCGCCGACCACGACACCCTCTGGGAAACACCCGCCGGAACGTGGGAGGTATACGAAGGTGCCCAAGGCGAGGACCGATACCGCGACGCCCCCACCTGGACGGTGCCCCGCACCCTCGACGAGGCCCGCGCCCTGGGAGCCATGACCGCGCGCCTGGCTATCGCCTCGGCCGGCTATCGCGCGAGACGTAACCCCGCGTGCGCCTATCAATCGAGCATGCACCTCTTCGCCTCCGATCCCAGGCGCAACCTGCCCCGATGGCTCGCCGAACGCCCCGGTGTTCGGGCATACCTGGCGCACTCGGGGCGGCGTATCGAAGACCAGTGGGCGCCTCACCTGCAATTCGCGGCCTCCTACGCGGACATAGCACCCAGGCTGCCGGTCGCATGGACCCACGGGGACCTGCACGTTTCCAACGTCTTTTGGGACGGAAACAACCCCTCACAGGTCATCGACTTCGGCCTGGCGGACCGAAACCCGGCCGTCTACGACCTGGCGCTCGCGATCGAACGCAATGCCTTCGAATGGACACGAATCGTCGATGGCGACGAAGACGCCGTACGCGCAGACGTCACGTTGGCACTCATCGAGGGCTACGAAGAGATCCGCCCGCTGAGCCCCGACGAGAGGCGTGGACTCGTCACCATGATGCCCCTCGTCCAAGCCGAAGCGGCACTGAACTGGATCGAGTACCAGTACGGGGCAACCCGTTCCCTCCACGGCGCCGACTGGTGCCTCGACATCTTCTTCGGCGAGCACACCAGGTGGTTCACGCGCCCGAGCGGGCGCGACTACCTGGCGTGGCTCGACGACGCGCTCACCCACGACTGA
- the rimP gene encoding ribosome maturation factor RimP, with the protein MASSTSDVSLEELLAPIVEQAGLELESVTRSRSDHTPLLRVIVDAPIGAGGVDSDALANVSRAVSRALDDADPIDGEYLLEVSTPGAERELTKVDHWLRQVGRLVRVKLRAGGHVSGRVVDADESGATIDVDGNATTIAYSDMRKARSRIEFGAGQ; encoded by the coding sequence ATGGCATCGTCCACCTCAGACGTTTCGCTTGAGGAACTCCTCGCACCTATCGTTGAGCAGGCTGGCCTGGAGCTGGAATCGGTGACGCGCTCGCGCTCCGACCACACACCCCTCCTGCGGGTCATCGTTGACGCGCCTATCGGCGCCGGAGGCGTCGACTCGGATGCCCTGGCGAACGTGTCTCGGGCCGTGTCCCGAGCCCTGGACGACGCCGATCCGATCGACGGCGAATACCTGCTCGAGGTGTCCACGCCCGGCGCCGAGCGCGAACTCACCAAGGTCGACCACTGGCTGCGCCAAGTCGGGCGACTCGTTCGCGTGAAGCTGCGTGCCGGCGGACACGTCAGCGGACGCGTCGTCGACGCCGACGAGTCCGGTGCGACCATCGACGTCGACGGCAACGCCACCACCATCGCCTACAGCGACATGCGGAAGGCGCGTTCTCGCATCGAATTCGGCGCTGGACAATAG
- a CDS encoding 3-isopropylmalate dehydrogenase encodes MTLKIAVIPGDGIGQEIVPESLKVLDRVLADRAIAYSTTHFDLGARRWHATGDTLTDDDLQAIKGHDAILLGAVGDPSVPSGVLERGLLLKLRFALDHYVNLRPSKYYEGVPSPLANPGDIDFVVVREGTEGLYCGNGGAVRVGTPHEIATEVSVNTAYGVERVVRYAFEAASSRRNHLTLVHKHNVLVNAGHMWRRIVDEVGEEYPDVRVDYCHIDAATIYMVTDPGRFDVIVTDNLFGDILTDEAGAVTGGIGLSASANLNPSREYPSMFEPVHGSAPDIAGQGKADPTATISSVALMLDFMGYAEEAERVRAAIDADMAARAEAAAAGTPLVRSTSQIGDDIAARL; translated from the coding sequence ATGACACTGAAAATCGCAGTAATCCCCGGGGATGGGATCGGCCAGGAGATCGTACCCGAGAGCCTGAAGGTCCTCGACCGAGTTCTGGCCGACCGCGCCATCGCCTACTCCACGACCCACTTCGATCTGGGGGCGCGGCGCTGGCATGCCACCGGCGACACACTCACGGACGACGATCTTCAGGCCATCAAGGGCCACGACGCCATCCTCCTGGGAGCGGTCGGAGACCCCTCCGTCCCCTCCGGCGTCCTCGAGCGAGGGCTGCTCCTCAAGCTGCGCTTCGCGCTCGACCACTACGTGAACCTGCGCCCGTCGAAGTACTACGAGGGGGTGCCCAGCCCCCTGGCCAATCCCGGCGACATCGACTTCGTCGTCGTTCGCGAGGGCACCGAGGGACTCTACTGCGGCAACGGCGGCGCCGTGAGGGTCGGTACCCCCCACGAGATTGCGACCGAGGTCAGTGTCAACACCGCCTACGGCGTTGAGCGCGTCGTGCGCTACGCCTTCGAGGCTGCCTCGTCCCGCAGGAACCACCTGACCCTGGTGCACAAGCACAACGTGCTGGTCAACGCCGGACACATGTGGCGCCGCATCGTCGACGAGGTGGGGGAGGAATACCCCGACGTGCGCGTCGACTACTGTCACATCGACGCCGCCACCATCTACATGGTCACCGACCCGGGCCGCTTCGACGTCATCGTCACCGACAACCTCTTCGGCGACATCCTCACCGACGAGGCGGGCGCAGTCACCGGTGGGATCGGCCTGAGCGCGTCCGCCAACCTTAACCCATCGCGCGAGTACCCCTCGATGTTCGAGCCCGTGCACGGCTCCGCCCCCGACATTGCGGGGCAGGGCAAGGCGGATCCGACCGCGACCATCTCCTCGGTCGCGCTCATGCTCGACTTCATGGGATACGCCGAGGAAGCCGAGCGCGTGCGCGCGGCGATCGACGCCGACATGGCGGCGCGCGCCGAGGCCGCGGCGGCCGGAACGCCGCTCGTGCGCTCAACCTCCCAGATCGGAGACGACATCGCCGCGCGACTGTGA
- a CDS encoding exo-alpha-sialidase — translation MTLRHFGRALAAASGAALLCASLAAPALATPDSDTATTNGASTLATDADSTPITVTASRTDSNGETVYAGDVITVTFTYTNNTDSALTVFPVASNLSGVLTTGAPNCRWHNLPAHATKQCTTATHTVTADDVAAGHFTPTSTWAATRDREGTNVIAGDITANVDPVTVAQGERPPAPDPLETPQDYAIGDKVRLASPGLAGFTCHRIPALTTATNGWILAAWDGRPDNCQDAPQANSIIYRISKDGGKSWTPVRTAIAGTPGADKVGYSDPSFVVDRTSGTIFLFSVKSYDAGLFKSQLGTDPSARNILHAHVIESHDNGETWVNPRTITDQVTAGHESEWFTRFASSGEGIQLRYGAHAGRLIQQYAVANAGTTSLMAVSVYSDDHGATWKPGAPTEGSADENKVVELSDGRLLLNSRTQGTAGQRLEAISYDGGQTWGPFRHNWDLTDPRNNASIVRAYPDAPEGSARARVLLFSNADSASARANGTVRVSYDDGFTWSDGKVFESGEMAYSTLHPLADGTWGLLYESGGYKNIEFMRMDASYLGLTDPGEGPAPTPQPRPDPAPTTEPAHWVNTGNGWKWQLEDSTFATSRTLTIGEATYRFDANGMMVTGWDNQDGAWSYYNAYGARVTGWLMSGGSWYYIDPATGIMNTGWVQVDGRWYLLSSSGAMLTGWQQLGATWYYLGPSGAMLTGWQQIGRTWYYFASDGHMVTGWQTIDGRWYLFAPSGAWI, via the coding sequence ATGACCCTCCGCCACTTTGGGCGAGCCCTCGCCGCTGCCTCGGGCGCTGCACTCCTGTGCGCGTCCCTGGCCGCCCCAGCGCTGGCTACGCCAGACAGTGACACTGCGACCACGAACGGCGCATCTACCTTAGCGACCGATGCAGACTCGACCCCGATCACCGTCACCGCCTCGCGAACCGACTCCAATGGTGAGACGGTCTACGCCGGTGACGTCATCACCGTCACTTTCACGTACACGAACAACACGGACAGTGCGCTCACCGTCTTCCCGGTCGCCTCGAATCTGTCCGGTGTGCTGACCACCGGTGCCCCCAACTGCCGCTGGCACAACCTGCCCGCGCACGCCACCAAGCAGTGCACGACCGCCACACACACCGTGACCGCCGACGATGTTGCGGCCGGACACTTCACCCCCACCTCCACCTGGGCCGCGACGCGGGACCGCGAGGGAACGAACGTTATCGCGGGCGACATCACCGCCAACGTCGACCCGGTGACCGTCGCCCAGGGTGAGCGTCCCCCGGCCCCGGACCCGCTGGAGACCCCGCAGGACTACGCGATTGGCGACAAGGTCCGCCTCGCTTCCCCCGGCCTCGCCGGTTTCACCTGCCACCGAATTCCCGCGCTGACCACCGCCACCAACGGCTGGATCCTGGCCGCATGGGATGGGCGCCCCGACAACTGCCAGGACGCCCCCCAGGCAAACTCGATCATCTACCGCATCTCGAAGGATGGCGGCAAGTCCTGGACCCCCGTGAGGACCGCAATCGCCGGTACCCCCGGTGCGGACAAGGTCGGATACTCCGATCCCTCCTTTGTTGTCGACCGCACGAGTGGAACGATCTTCCTCTTCTCCGTCAAGTCCTACGACGCGGGCCTCTTCAAGTCCCAGCTCGGAACCGACCCGAGCGCACGCAACATCCTGCACGCCCACGTCATCGAATCCCACGACAACGGTGAGACCTGGGTGAACCCGCGCACCATCACCGACCAGGTCACCGCCGGGCACGAGAGCGAGTGGTTCACCCGCTTCGCCTCCTCCGGCGAAGGCATCCAGCTACGCTACGGCGCACACGCCGGCCGCCTCATCCAGCAGTACGCCGTCGCCAACGCCGGTACCACCTCGCTCATGGCCGTCTCGGTCTACTCCGACGACCACGGAGCCACCTGGAAGCCGGGCGCGCCCACCGAGGGCAGCGCCGACGAGAACAAGGTGGTCGAGCTCTCCGACGGGCGTCTCCTTCTCAACTCGCGCACGCAGGGCACCGCAGGGCAGCGCCTAGAGGCGATCTCCTACGACGGAGGCCAGACCTGGGGACCCTTCCGGCACAACTGGGATCTGACCGATCCGCGCAACAACGCGTCGATCGTGCGCGCCTACCCGGATGCCCCCGAGGGCTCGGCTCGCGCCCGCGTGCTGCTCTTCTCGAACGCGGACTCCGCCAGCGCCCGCGCCAACGGCACGGTGCGCGTGTCCTACGACGACGGCTTCACCTGGAGTGACGGCAAGGTCTTCGAGAGCGGCGAGATGGCCTACTCGACGCTGCACCCCCTCGCCGACGGAACCTGGGGCCTGCTGTATGAGTCCGGCGGCTACAAGAACATCGAATTCATGAGGATGGACGCCTCCTACCTCGGCCTCACCGATCCCGGTGAGGGACCCGCCCCCACGCCGCAGCCGAGGCCGGATCCCGCCCCCACGACGGAGCCCGCCCACTGGGTCAACACCGGCAACGGGTGGAAGTGGCAACTCGAAGACTCCACGTTCGCCACCTCTCGAACCCTCACCATCGGCGAGGCCACCTACCGCTTCGACGCCAACGGCATGATGGTCACAGGCTGGGATAACCAGGATGGCGCCTGGAGCTACTACAACGCGTACGGCGCCCGCGTGACCGGATGGCTCATGAGCGGCGGAAGCTGGTACTACATCGATCCAGCGACAGGCATCATGAACACCGGCTGGGTGCAGGTCGATGGACGCTGGTACCTCCTGTCCTCCTCCGGCGCCATGCTCACCGGCTGGCAGCAGCTCGGAGCCACCTGGTACTACCTCGGCCCCTCCGGCGCCATGCTCACCGGCTGGCAGCAGATTGGGCGCACCTGGTACTACTTCGCCTCCGACGGCCACATGGTCACCGGCTGGCAGACGATTGACGGGCGCTGGTACCTCTTCGCTCCCTCGGGCGCGTGGATCTGA
- the ilvC gene encoding ketol-acid reductoisomerase, with product MAEIIYDDGADLSLIQSKKVAVIGYGSQGHAHALNLKDSGVDVVVGLRPGSSSWAKAEAAGLTVKDVPEAVAEGDVVSVLLPDQVQRYVYAEQIAPNLKEGAALLFAHGFNIRYGYIEVPAGHDVIMVAPKGPGHKVRETYVQGKGTPDVVAVEVDASGKAWELALSYAKGIGGTRAGVIKTTFTEETETDLFGEQAVLCGGVSHLIQAGFETLVEAGYQPEIAYFEVCHEMKQIVDLINEGGITKQRWSCSDTAEYGDYVSGPRVINESSKEAMKAVLADIQDGTFARRFIADQDNGALEFKALRAEEEAHPIEKTGQKLRKAFGWTDSDEDYTEGSAAR from the coding sequence ATGGCAGAGATCATCTATGACGACGGCGCAGACCTGTCGCTGATCCAGTCCAAGAAGGTTGCCGTTATCGGTTACGGCTCGCAGGGTCATGCGCACGCGCTCAACCTGAAGGATTCCGGAGTTGACGTGGTCGTCGGCCTGCGCCCCGGGTCCTCCTCGTGGGCGAAGGCCGAGGCGGCCGGACTGACGGTCAAGGACGTCCCCGAGGCCGTGGCCGAGGGCGATGTCGTTTCGGTCCTGCTTCCCGACCAGGTGCAGCGCTACGTGTACGCCGAGCAGATTGCCCCCAACCTCAAGGAGGGTGCGGCCCTGCTGTTCGCGCACGGCTTCAACATTCGCTACGGCTACATCGAGGTTCCCGCCGGTCACGACGTCATCATGGTCGCCCCCAAGGGCCCCGGCCACAAGGTCCGTGAGACCTACGTGCAGGGCAAGGGCACCCCGGACGTCGTCGCCGTCGAGGTGGACGCCTCCGGCAAGGCCTGGGAGCTGGCCCTGTCCTACGCGAAGGGCATCGGCGGCACCCGCGCGGGCGTCATCAAGACGACCTTCACCGAGGAGACTGAGACCGATCTGTTCGGCGAGCAGGCTGTCCTGTGTGGCGGCGTCTCCCACCTGATCCAGGCGGGTTTCGAGACCCTGGTCGAAGCCGGCTACCAGCCCGAGATCGCCTACTTCGAGGTCTGCCACGAGATGAAGCAGATTGTCGACCTCATCAACGAGGGCGGCATCACCAAGCAGCGTTGGTCGTGCTCCGACACCGCTGAGTACGGCGACTACGTCTCGGGTCCGCGCGTCATCAACGAGTCCTCCAAGGAGGCTATGAAGGCTGTCCTGGCAGACATTCAGGACGGCACCTTCGCCCGCAGGTTCATCGCCGACCAGGATAACGGAGCGCTGGAGTTCAAGGCGCTGCGGGCCGAGGAAGAGGCCCATCCGATCGAGAAGACCGGCCAGAAGCTGCGCAAGGCCTTCGGCTGGACCGATTCCGACGAGGACTACACCGAGGGCAGCGCCGCGCGCTGA
- the ilvN gene encoding acetolactate synthase small subunit — protein MTNRHTLAVLVENKPGVLTRVAALFARRAFNIKSLAVGETEHPEASRMTIIVDADSAPIEQVVKQLNKLINVLKVVELEPEESVERRLLLMKVQADETRRTSVLQIVDLFRAHVVDVQPESVVIESVGSLSKLEALLRALEPYGVTELVQSGAVAIGRGSRSITDQLKEK, from the coding sequence ATGACGAATCGACACACTCTGGCCGTGCTGGTCGAAAACAAGCCCGGCGTGCTCACCCGCGTCGCCGCGCTCTTTGCCCGCCGCGCGTTTAATATCAAGTCGCTGGCAGTGGGGGAGACCGAACACCCAGAGGCCTCCCGCATGACCATCATCGTAGACGCCGACTCCGCGCCCATCGAGCAGGTGGTCAAGCAGCTCAACAAGCTCATCAACGTCCTCAAGGTCGTTGAGCTTGAACCTGAAGAATCCGTCGAACGACGCCTGCTCCTCATGAAGGTCCAGGCAGACGAAACACGTCGCACCTCGGTCCTGCAGATCGTGGATCTCTTCCGTGCGCACGTCGTCGACGTCCAACCGGAGTCGGTCGTTATTGAATCGGTCGGCTCGCTATCCAAGCTGGAGGCGCTGCTGCGGGCACTTGAGCCCTACGGCGTCACCGAACTCGTCCAATCGGGCGCCGTGGCGATAGGCCGCGGGTCGCGCTCGATCACGGATCAACTGAAGGAGAAATGA
- a CDS encoding acetolactate synthase large subunit, whose protein sequence is MVSETCTTTRMTGAEAIVASLEALGVTDVFGMPGGAILPTYDPLMASTTIRHILVRHEQGAGHAAEGYALATGKTGCALVTSGPGATNVLTALGDACMDSVPIVVISGQVGASLIGTDAFQEADVVGASMPVTKHSFLVTDPAEIPARLAEAFHLAGTGRPGPVLVDITKSAQVTEMDFSWPPVIDLPGYRVADKPNMKQVRAAARAIADAQAPVLYVGGGTVRSGATDSLASLVELTNAPVVTTLTARGAFPDSDRHNLGMPGMHGTVAAVGALQRADLIVALGARFDDRVTGRLDSFAPRARVIHIDIDAAEISKNRHADIPIVADLATALPILSEHIAQAQSEGKADISGWWRYLDRLRTKYPIGWTQPSDGMMAPQEVLKKLSDAVGPDAVYVTGVGQHQMWASQFVTLDEPRSFISSCGSGTMGYCIPAAMGAQVGAPDKVVWAIDGDGSFQMTNQELATCTVNSIPIKVALINNSVLGMVRQWQSLFYGKRYSNTTLNPSEGEQIPNFEMLAQAYGMAARTVRSIDEVDAAIEWAMSINDRPVLIDFRVSKDSMVWPMVAAGVSNDEIRYAKGMAPDWEVED, encoded by the coding sequence ATGGTGAGCGAGACCTGCACCACCACCCGCATGACCGGAGCCGAGGCCATCGTTGCGAGCCTCGAAGCGCTCGGAGTGACCGATGTGTTCGGAATGCCGGGCGGCGCGATTCTGCCGACGTACGACCCCCTGATGGCATCGACGACCATCCGCCATATCCTGGTGCGCCACGAGCAGGGCGCCGGCCACGCAGCCGAAGGATACGCGCTGGCCACCGGAAAGACCGGCTGCGCCCTGGTCACCTCCGGCCCCGGGGCTACGAATGTGCTCACGGCCCTCGGGGACGCGTGCATGGACTCCGTGCCGATCGTCGTGATCTCCGGACAGGTGGGCGCATCCCTGATCGGCACGGACGCCTTCCAGGAAGCTGACGTCGTCGGCGCATCCATGCCCGTCACGAAGCACTCCTTCCTCGTCACCGATCCCGCCGAGATCCCGGCGCGCCTCGCCGAGGCCTTCCACCTGGCGGGAACCGGCCGACCCGGCCCCGTCCTCGTGGACATCACCAAGTCAGCGCAGGTGACCGAGATGGACTTCTCGTGGCCCCCGGTCATCGATCTTCCCGGCTACCGCGTCGCAGACAAGCCGAACATGAAGCAGGTGCGCGCCGCGGCACGCGCCATCGCCGACGCGCAGGCGCCGGTGCTGTACGTGGGCGGAGGAACCGTGCGCTCGGGAGCGACCGACTCGCTGGCGAGCCTCGTTGAGCTGACGAACGCGCCCGTGGTCACCACGCTGACCGCGCGCGGAGCGTTCCCCGACTCCGATCGCCACAACCTGGGCATGCCCGGCATGCACGGCACGGTCGCCGCGGTCGGTGCGCTCCAACGCGCCGACCTCATCGTTGCCCTCGGCGCACGCTTCGACGACCGAGTCACCGGCCGCCTCGACTCGTTCGCGCCGCGCGCGAGGGTCATCCACATCGATATTGACGCGGCAGAGATCTCGAAGAACCGGCACGCCGACATTCCGATCGTTGCCGATCTGGCGACCGCGCTTCCGATCCTTTCCGAGCATATCGCCCAGGCGCAGTCCGAGGGCAAGGCCGACATCTCCGGATGGTGGCGCTACCTCGACCGCCTGCGGACCAAGTATCCGATCGGGTGGACCCAGCCGAGCGATGGGATGATGGCTCCTCAGGAGGTCCTCAAGAAGCTCTCCGACGCCGTCGGCCCCGACGCGGTTTACGTGACGGGCGTTGGCCAGCACCAGATGTGGGCCTCTCAGTTTGTCACGCTGGACGAGCCGCGCAGTTTCATCTCATCGTGTGGCTCGGGCACGATGGGCTACTGCATTCCCGCGGCCATGGGAGCGCAGGTGGGGGCTCCGGACAAGGTCGTGTGGGCAATCGACGGCGACGGGTCCTTCCAGATGACCAACCAGGAGCTCGCGACCTGCACGGTCAACAGCATCCCGATCAAGGTCGCGCTCATCAACAACTCGGTGCTGGGCATGGTGCGCCAGTGGCAGTCCCTGTTCTACGGCAAGCGCTACTCCAACACGACGCTGAATCCGAGCGAGGGCGAACAGATCCCCAACTTCGAGATGCTTGCCCAGGCCTACGGGATGGCTGCGCGCACCGTGCGCTCAATCGACGAGGTGGATGCCGCCATCGAATGGGCCATGTCCATCAACGACCGGCCCGTCCTCATCGACTTCAGAGTGTCGAAGGACTCGATGGTGTGGCCGATGGTCGCCGCCGGTGTGTCCAACGACGAGATCCGCTACGCCAAGGGAATGGCGCCCGACTGGGAGGTGGAAGACTGA